A part of Bacillus thuringiensis genomic DNA contains:
- a CDS encoding RNA polymerase sigma factor SigX, which translates to MLTMENEESHASDMTFEDLFKQYYAYAVKQIIWIVKDQSIAEELAQEVFLQLYRSDWKVIENIPGWLIKSSTYIAYNHFRSEKRQQAKIDKEIQYHEVQNVSSLDDDWIRKEEITKVQTILNKMNDRERTLLLMKFSGFQYKEIAEVLQIEISSIGTLLVRAKMKFRKIYKQMEEA; encoded by the coding sequence ATGTTAACTATGGAAAATGAAGAAAGTCATGCTTCTGATATGACCTTTGAAGATTTATTTAAGCAGTACTATGCTTATGCTGTGAAACAGATTATATGGATTGTTAAAGATCAATCTATCGCTGAAGAGTTAGCACAAGAAGTATTTTTACAATTATATCGTAGCGATTGGAAAGTAATTGAAAACATACCGGGATGGCTGATTAAATCTTCTACTTATATAGCTTATAACCATTTTCGATCTGAAAAGAGGCAGCAAGCGAAGATTGATAAAGAAATACAATACCATGAAGTACAGAATGTTTCATCATTAGACGATGATTGGATAAGAAAAGAAGAAATTACAAAGGTCCAAACGATACTAAATAAAATGAATGATCGAGAACGAACCCTTTTACTCATGAAATTCTCTGGTTTTCAATATAAAGAAATTGCAGAAGTACTTCAAATTGAAATATCTTCTATTGGAACATTATTGGTCCGAGCCAAAATGAAATTCCGCAAAATTTATAAACAAATGGAGGAGGCATAA
- a CDS encoding DUF2798 domain-containing protein, which translates to MKINKKFEPIIFNLFMILGISSIISFVMVSMNVGYTTLFLKSWMKTWGIAFVLAFLASKLLPFVVKRIMKIFTFVEKDA; encoded by the coding sequence TTGAAAATCAATAAAAAATTTGAACCAATAATTTTTAATCTCTTTATGATTTTAGGTATATCTAGTATTATCTCTTTCGTCATGGTCTCAATGAATGTTGGGTATACAACTTTATTTCTCAAATCGTGGATGAAAACATGGGGAATTGCTTTCGTGCTTGCATTTTTAGCTTCTAAATTGCTACCCTTTGTAGTGAAAAGGATAATGAAAATATTCACATTTGTTGAGAAAGATGCTTAA
- a CDS encoding YjcZ family sporulation protein, which produces MGFGGSCGGCGFAGGFALLVVLFILLIIVGASCFC; this is translated from the coding sequence ATGGGCTTTGGTGGTAGTTGTGGCGGCTGTGGCTTCGCCGGAGGATTTGCTTTATTAGTTGTATTGTTTATTTTATTAATCATCGTTGGAGCTTCTTGCTTCTGCTAA
- a CDS encoding general stress protein, whose amino-acid sequence METKYSKPFVYEFITEKEVMNAANDLVKKGIDQKDIYVLTHEKERTDRIADNADVNTIGIKEEGLGTSIINVFQKTGDQLRNKMQELGLNEEEANFYEEKLDEGKILLFVKDLERVGEWLQERRCTYSI is encoded by the coding sequence ATGGAAACGAAGTATAGTAAACCTTTTGTATATGAATTTATTACGGAGAAAGAGGTCATGAATGCAGCGAATGATCTAGTGAAGAAAGGAATAGACCAAAAAGATATTTACGTATTAACACACGAGAAAGAGAGGACAGATAGAATCGCAGACAATGCAGACGTGAATACAATTGGTATAAAAGAGGAAGGACTTGGGACAAGTATTATTAATGTCTTTCAAAAAACGGGAGATCAGTTAAGAAATAAGATGCAGGAGTTAGGGCTTAATGAGGAAGAAGCGAACTTCTATGAAGAAAAGCTGGATGAAGGGAAAATCTTGTTATTCGTTAAGGATTTAGAAAGAGTCGGTGAATGGTTACAAGAAAGAAGATGCACGTATTCTATTTAA
- a CDS encoding CsbD family protein, which translates to MSESGLKEQITGKVEKKKGQVKEGIGEITEDRELKNEGKWEKTKGTIKEKVGKVKQKISDGLDNKE; encoded by the coding sequence ATGAGTGAGAGCGGGCTAAAAGAACAAATTACGGGTAAAGTTGAAAAGAAAAAGGGACAAGTGAAAGAAGGAATTGGTGAAATTACAGAAGATAGAGAGTTGAAAAATGAAGGGAAGTGGGAGAAGACGAAGGGAACTATAAAAGAAAAAGTCGGAAAAGTGAAACAAAAGATAAGTGATGGATTGGATAATAAAGAATAA
- a CDS encoding GlsB/YeaQ/YmgE family stress response membrane protein, with product MGLIITCIVGGLIGALAGMITGKDFPLGIVGNVIAGLIGSWVGSALFGHWGPEWGGIFVLPALLGAIVFILIVTFFSRMLRKA from the coding sequence GTGGGACTTATTATTACGTGTATTGTAGGTGGACTTATTGGTGCGTTAGCTGGAATGATTACGGGAAAAGACTTTCCTTTAGGTATAGTTGGTAATGTGATTGCTGGTTTAATCGGATCTTGGGTTGGTAGTGCATTATTTGGACATTGGGGTCCTGAATGGGGAGGCATTTTTGTTCTTCCAGCGTTATTAGGTGCAATCGTCTTTATTTTAATCGTTACATTCTTCTCTAGAATGCTACGGAAAGCGTAA
- a CDS encoding methyltransferase — translation MEEHNFNKGDFVQFSYRHDHATTLVGSIINILTNTIVVDIGNSEDLSHIEPRQVVRINNCEKVTMV, via the coding sequence ATGGAAGAGCACAACTTTAACAAGGGAGATTTTGTTCAATTTTCTTATCGACACGATCATGCTACAACGTTAGTTGGTTCCATTATTAACATACTAACGAATACAATTGTAGTTGATATAGGTAATAGCGAGGACTTATCTCATATAGAACCGAGGCAGGTCGTAAGAATAAATAATTGTGAAAAAGTAACGATGGTTTAA
- the rsbV gene encoding anti sigma b factor antagonist RsbV — protein MMNLAINILQNDLGYTVQLNGEIDAYTASDLKNKIMPIASEKEVYIVVDFNKVDYMDSTGLGVFIALLKAVKKNDGKLEFIGVSKRLKRLFDITGLTEILNLNSDFEKVERR, from the coding sequence ATGATGAATTTGGCAATAAATATTTTGCAAAATGATTTAGGTTATACAGTACAACTTAATGGTGAGATTGATGCGTATACGGCATCAGATTTAAAAAATAAGATTATGCCTATTGCAAGCGAGAAAGAGGTTTATATCGTAGTAGATTTTAACAAGGTAGATTATATGGATAGTACCGGTTTAGGTGTTTTTATAGCACTATTAAAAGCAGTTAAGAAAAATGATGGAAAGCTAGAGTTTATCGGTGTATCTAAAAGATTAAAAAGATTATTTGATATTACAGGGTTAACAGAAATATTAAACTTGAATTCCGATTTTGAAAAAGTAGAAAGAAGGTGA
- the rsbW gene encoding anti-sigma B factor RsbW, whose translation MMEKFEKIEMKIPAKAEYVAIIRLTMAGVANRMGFAYDDIEDMKIAISEACTNIVQHAYKEDVGEIAIVFGLYEDRLEIMVADNGVSFDFSSLKRKVGPYDINKPVENLPENGLGLYLINTLMDDIQIMHDEGMTVLMTKYIQREQVENDGNPISTYNSY comes from the coding sequence ATGATGGAGAAATTTGAAAAGATAGAAATGAAAATTCCTGCAAAGGCAGAATATGTGGCTATTATTCGTTTAACAATGGCTGGTGTTGCGAATCGAATGGGCTTTGCTTATGACGATATAGAAGATATGAAAATTGCTATTAGTGAAGCATGTACAAACATTGTACAACATGCATACAAAGAAGACGTTGGAGAAATTGCAATTGTCTTCGGTCTATATGAAGATCGATTAGAAATTATGGTTGCGGATAATGGGGTTAGCTTTGATTTTAGCAGCTTAAAAAGGAAAGTTGGTCCGTATGATATTAATAAACCAGTAGAGAACTTGCCGGAAAATGGTTTAGGTTTATATTTAATCAATACGTTAATGGATGATATACAAATTATGCATGATGAGGGCATGACAGTTTTAATGACAAAATATATACAAAGAGAGCAGGTGGAGAATGATGGAAATCCAATCTCAACCTACAACTCTTACTAA
- the sigB gene encoding RNA polymerase sigma factor SigB, giving the protein MMEIQSQPTTLTKEDVIKLIAEFQQNQCDEAQERLVEHYKNLVYSIAYRYSKGGPMHEDIIQVGMLGLLGAIRRYDYSIGNAFEPFAIPTIVGEIKKYLRDKTWGIHVPRRIKDLGGKIKLAIEELTDHLQRSPKIIEIANHLGLSEEEVLEIMDAKNNYRVSSLDDVVENSSDGSSVARIESVGEVEQGYEQTERRLILADIFNVLNETEKSVIHYIFGENLNQKDTGERLGISQMHVSRIKRQAISKLKQAAFLDT; this is encoded by the coding sequence ATGATGGAAATCCAATCTCAACCTACAACTCTTACTAAAGAAGACGTTATTAAACTAATTGCAGAATTTCAACAAAACCAATGTGATGAAGCGCAAGAAAGGTTAGTTGAGCATTATAAAAATCTCGTATATTCCATTGCATATCGCTATTCAAAAGGCGGGCCAATGCATGAGGATATTATACAAGTAGGAATGTTAGGGCTCTTAGGCGCAATAAGAAGGTATGATTATTCGATAGGGAATGCTTTTGAGCCGTTTGCAATACCTACGATAGTAGGAGAAATAAAGAAGTATTTACGTGATAAAACTTGGGGCATTCACGTTCCAAGGCGGATTAAAGATTTGGGCGGGAAAATCAAACTTGCGATAGAGGAACTAACAGATCACCTACAGCGTTCACCGAAGATAATAGAAATCGCAAATCATTTAGGACTATCCGAAGAGGAAGTGCTAGAAATTATGGATGCTAAAAATAATTATCGAGTATCTTCCTTAGATGATGTAGTTGAAAATTCATCTGATGGAAGTTCGGTAGCGAGAATTGAATCTGTAGGTGAAGTAGAGCAAGGATATGAACAGACAGAAAGGCGTCTCATTTTAGCGGATATTTTTAACGTATTAAATGAGACAGAAAAGAGTGTTATTCATTATATATTTGGAGAAAATTTAAATCAAAAAGATACAGGGGAACGGTTAGGTATTTCACAAATGCACGTTTCTCGTATTAAAAGACAAGCGATAAGTAAGTTGAAACAAGCAGCATTTTTAGATACATAA
- a CDS encoding ferritin-like domain-containing protein yields the protein MSHDVKELIEGLNEDLAGEYSAIIMYNHNAATVSGIYRQVLKPFFESEISDEQGHALYLAEKIKTLGGTPTTIPLPVKQVEDVREMLEYARQSEYETIKRYETRKEQAAKLNMTELVVKLEDMIADETNHMEELDRLLNDKAMVLN from the coding sequence ATGTCACACGATGTGAAAGAACTAATCGAAGGATTGAATGAAGATTTAGCAGGAGAATACTCGGCAATTATTATGTATAACCATAATGCAGCTACGGTTTCTGGTATATATAGACAAGTATTAAAGCCTTTCTTTGAATCTGAAATTAGTGATGAACAAGGACATGCCCTATATTTAGCGGAGAAAATTAAAACGCTAGGTGGTACACCTACTACGATCCCTTTACCAGTGAAACAAGTAGAAGATGTTCGAGAAATGTTAGAATACGCTAGACAATCAGAATATGAAACAATTAAGCGTTATGAAACGAGAAAAGAACAGGCAGCGAAATTAAATATGACAGAGTTAGTTGTAAAGTTAGAAGATATGATTGCAGATGAAACAAATCATATGGAAGAATTAGATCGTCTTTTAAATGATAAAGCAATGGTGTTAAATTAA
- a CDS encoding SpoIIE family protein phosphatase: protein MSILIVDDNPVNIFVIEKILKQAGYHDLVSLNSAQELFEYIQFGKDSSRHNEIDLILLDIMMPEIDGLEVCRRLQKEEKFKDIPIIFVTALEDANKLAEALDMGAMDYITKPINKVELLARMRVALRLKSELNWHKEQEENLRNELDLATQVQRNLLSSPLREDHIKIEASYLPSFKLAGDMYYWYKIDENRYGIILLDVMGHGVSASLVCMFISSVLRETIKCLIDPELVIKELNKYMTLLHNENDNIPYYFTAIYLVVNTEDRTVEYVNAGHPSGYVLVDETNVVELDRGSCAVGFFDEIKVKKTVIPFEKNAQILLFTDGVLEVIANDEFESEEKLRAFTERKWGDLEEEIEGFYKEEQKKAQSDDMCLIMIQTNAK from the coding sequence GTGTCCATTTTAATTGTTGATGATAATCCGGTTAACATATTTGTAATTGAGAAGATTTTAAAACAAGCCGGATATCATGATCTTGTATCGCTCAATTCTGCACAAGAGCTCTTCGAATACATACAGTTTGGAAAGGATTCTTCCAGGCATAATGAAATTGATTTAATACTATTAGATATTATGATGCCTGAAATTGATGGACTTGAAGTTTGTAGGCGATTACAAAAAGAGGAGAAGTTTAAAGATATCCCTATTATTTTTGTTACAGCTTTAGAGGATGCAAATAAATTGGCCGAAGCTCTTGATATGGGGGCAATGGATTATATTACGAAACCTATAAATAAAGTTGAATTATTAGCACGTATGCGTGTAGCGTTACGCTTGAAATCAGAATTAAATTGGCATAAAGAACAAGAAGAAAACCTTCGGAATGAATTAGATTTAGCTACGCAAGTACAAAGAAACTTATTAAGTAGCCCATTAAGAGAAGATCATATAAAAATTGAAGCAAGTTACTTACCTTCATTTAAACTAGCTGGAGATATGTATTATTGGTATAAAATCGATGAAAATCGCTACGGTATTATATTATTAGATGTGATGGGACATGGTGTATCTGCTTCATTAGTTTGTATGTTTATTTCGTCTGTATTACGTGAAACAATTAAATGTTTAATTGATCCAGAACTCGTTATTAAAGAATTAAATAAATATATGACCCTTTTACATAATGAAAATGATAATATTCCCTATTATTTTACGGCGATATACTTAGTTGTTAATACAGAAGATAGAACAGTTGAATATGTAAATGCAGGGCATCCTTCTGGATATGTTTTAGTTGATGAAACAAATGTAGTTGAACTAGATCGCGGGAGTTGTGCGGTAGGATTTTTTGATGAAATAAAAGTTAAAAAGACAGTTATACCTTTTGAGAAGAACGCTCAAATATTATTGTTTACAGATGGTGTTCTTGAAGTAATTGCAAATGATGAATTTGAGTCTGAAGAGAAATTACGTGCTTTTACAGAAAGAAAATGGGGAGATTTAGAAGAAGAGATAGAGGGATTTTATAAGGAAGAACAGAAGAAAGCGCAATCAGATGATATGTGTCTAATTATGATACAAACGAATGCGAAATAA
- a CDS encoding CheR family methyltransferase, which translates to MENKYYNFDPSVDMDKRTNLEIELLLEAVFKLSGFDFRQYARTSIYRRICNRMQLSNIPTISKLIEKVIHEEGVLEQLLNDFSINVTEMFRNPAFFKALREHVIPELKKQPEIRIWHAGCATGEEVLSMSILLHEEGLSEKAVIYATDMNTNVLEKAKQGILPLNKMQTYTKNYLQAGGTQAFSNYYSTDNRFAYFNPSLLQNIIFAQHNLVTDQSFNEFHIILCRNVLIYFTSKLQNQVQQLFYESLSHNGFLCLGNKETLRFSNIMPHYTQFNASEQIYQKIQ; encoded by the coding sequence GTGGAAAATAAGTATTATAATTTTGATCCATCTGTAGATATGGATAAGCGCACGAACTTAGAAATTGAATTACTATTGGAAGCGGTATTTAAACTATCTGGCTTCGATTTTCGCCAATATGCTCGCACTTCTATTTATAGAAGGATTTGTAATCGAATGCAGCTCTCTAATATCCCTACCATTTCAAAATTAATTGAAAAAGTAATTCATGAGGAAGGGGTTTTAGAACAGTTATTAAATGATTTCTCCATTAATGTAACTGAGATGTTCCGTAACCCTGCTTTTTTTAAAGCGCTAAGAGAGCATGTTATTCCTGAATTGAAAAAGCAACCTGAAATTAGAATTTGGCATGCTGGATGCGCAACTGGTGAAGAAGTATTATCAATGTCCATCTTACTTCACGAAGAAGGATTAAGTGAAAAAGCTGTTATTTACGCAACAGATATGAATACAAATGTGTTAGAAAAAGCAAAACAAGGCATCCTTCCGTTAAATAAAATGCAAACTTATACGAAAAACTATTTACAAGCTGGCGGTACACAAGCATTTTCTAACTATTATTCAACAGATAATCGTTTCGCTTATTTTAATCCTTCACTGTTACAAAACATTATTTTTGCACAGCATAATTTAGTAACCGATCAATCTTTTAACGAGTTTCATATTATACTTTGTCGTAACGTTTTAATTTACTTTACAAGTAAACTTCAAAATCAAGTGCAGCAACTATTTTATGAAAGCTTAAGTCACAATGGATTTCTATGTTTAGGAAATAAAGAAACTCTTCGTTTTTCAAATATAATGCCGCATTATACCCAATTTAATGCTAGTGAACAAATCTATCAAAAAATACAATAA
- a CDS encoding ATP-binding protein: MNSKAKFSIRYKIMAGYLVIILFLLVSFIMLNNEISNLQKSRNFIIDHDFKVLNLTNQVEKELLTIENKAKGFITSNNANYVQSLNAAEKDYEKHYHDLFALLEDNPSQQEKLKQINESITSWINKEIHPLITNSNNNNVQAIDTTQIQSLQSQVTNFRSTEEQLTKKRAAQLDIENNKLEIWLYSLLFLLSFISIIVSLYISNSITKTIKNVIQAITSISSKEKITERIHVNTHDEIKDLAHTTNHLLDEISKREWLQTELAELILMYQGVPSIEMLGNKILSGMIQKTQISCGAFYVREEVEETVYYVKKASFADQGADIGKQSIKMGEGLIGQCALEKQSFILRDIPEEFRYVTSGVLEIRPKNLLVIPILFEDEVIAVIELVSVTEISDLHQDLIQQTVDNLGLTIHSIMGRMRIQTLLHESQAMTEELQVQSEELQTQAEELQMQAEELRTTNEQLESRTEEAEQKTADLQITKSELEEKASELLRSSKYKSEFLANMSHELRTPLNSILLLSEMLRENHDNHLSDDEIELATVIHSSGKDLLTLINDILDLSKVEAGKLDIIFEATNISDMAANMHQNFLHIAAKKNVEFTIEDSDTIPDLFYTDAKRIEQIIKNLLSNAFKFTEKGSVSLHFDSIETTNLSHDMQSISKDWITISVKDTGIGIAKEQHQLIFEAFQQADGATIRKYGGTGLGLSICKEFARLLGGWITLESNVGEGSTFTVYIPNLPNGLHDIPLSNLEVAATIEDVIPAEVVEETIVTTETNNVFQEKTILIVDDDHRNIFALQNALEKQHANIITAQNGIECLEILKSNTNIDLILMDIMMPNMDGYETMEHIRMNLGLHEIPIIALTAKAMPNDKEKCLSAGASDYISKPLNLHQLYSVMSVWLIK, translated from the coding sequence TCACGATTTTAAAGTTCTTAACTTAACGAATCAGGTGGAGAAAGAATTGCTAACAATTGAAAATAAAGCGAAAGGATTTATCACTTCTAATAATGCAAATTATGTTCAATCCCTTAACGCTGCGGAAAAGGATTACGAAAAACATTATCATGATCTTTTTGCTCTATTAGAGGATAACCCCTCTCAGCAAGAAAAATTAAAGCAGATTAATGAAAGCATTACTAGTTGGATTAATAAAGAGATTCATCCACTCATTACGAATAGCAATAATAATAACGTTCAAGCAATCGATACGACTCAAATTCAATCATTACAATCGCAGGTAACTAACTTCCGCAGCACTGAGGAGCAACTAACGAAAAAAAGAGCTGCACAATTAGATATTGAAAATAATAAATTAGAGATTTGGTTATACAGTTTATTATTCTTACTTTCTTTTATTTCTATTATCGTTTCACTCTATATTTCGAATTCCATTACAAAAACGATTAAAAATGTTATTCAAGCTATTACATCCATTTCTTCTAAAGAAAAAATTACGGAAAGAATTCATGTAAATACACATGATGAAATAAAAGATCTTGCTCATACAACGAACCATCTACTAGACGAAATATCGAAAAGAGAGTGGTTACAAACCGAGCTTGCAGAATTAATTTTAATGTATCAAGGTGTACCTTCTATTGAGATGTTAGGTAACAAAATTCTTAGTGGAATGATACAAAAAACGCAAATCTCTTGCGGTGCATTCTATGTACGTGAAGAAGTTGAAGAAACTGTCTACTATGTGAAAAAAGCTTCTTTCGCCGATCAAGGTGCTGATATTGGAAAACAATCCATTAAAATGGGTGAAGGTTTAATTGGGCAATGCGCTTTAGAAAAACAAAGCTTTATTCTTCGAGACATACCTGAAGAGTTTCGTTATGTCACTAGCGGAGTATTAGAAATACGTCCTAAAAATCTACTAGTCATCCCTATCTTATTTGAGGATGAAGTGATCGCAGTAATAGAGTTAGTAAGTGTAACTGAGATTTCAGATTTACATCAAGATTTAATTCAACAAACCGTTGATAATCTAGGTTTAACAATCCATAGCATTATGGGACGTATGCGAATTCAAACTCTTTTACATGAATCACAAGCAATGACAGAAGAGTTACAAGTTCAATCAGAAGAGTTGCAAACGCAAGCGGAAGAACTACAAATGCAAGCAGAAGAATTACGAACAACGAACGAACAATTAGAGTCTAGAACAGAAGAAGCTGAACAAAAGACAGCTGACTTACAAATTACTAAATCAGAATTAGAAGAAAAAGCAAGCGAGTTGTTACGTAGTTCAAAATACAAATCTGAGTTCCTAGCAAATATGTCACATGAATTACGCACACCGTTAAATAGTATTTTACTATTATCTGAAATGTTAAGAGAAAATCATGACAATCATTTATCCGATGATGAAATTGAACTAGCAACTGTCATTCATTCATCAGGGAAAGACTTACTTACTTTAATTAATGACATACTAGATTTATCTAAAGTAGAAGCAGGCAAACTAGACATCATCTTTGAAGCAACGAACATAAGTGACATGGCAGCCAATATGCATCAAAACTTTTTACATATAGCTGCAAAAAAAAATGTCGAATTTACTATTGAAGACAGTGATACGATTCCAGATTTGTTTTATACAGATGCAAAACGGATTGAACAAATTATTAAAAACTTATTATCCAATGCATTTAAATTCACAGAAAAAGGATCCGTTTCTTTACATTTCGATTCAATAGAAACAACCAATTTAAGTCATGATATGCAGTCTATAAGTAAAGATTGGATTACAATTTCAGTAAAAGATACTGGTATTGGTATTGCAAAAGAACAGCATCAACTCATTTTCGAAGCCTTTCAACAGGCAGATGGCGCAACGATTCGAAAATACGGTGGTACAGGTTTAGGGTTATCTATTTGTAAAGAGTTTGCTAGATTATTAGGTGGTTGGATTACGTTAGAGAGTAATGTAGGAGAAGGCAGTACTTTCACGGTATATATTCCTAACCTTCCAAATGGATTACATGATATACCGTTATCCAATTTAGAAGTCGCAGCAACGATAGAAGACGTTATTCCTGCTGAAGTTGTTGAAGAAACTATCGTTACTACCGAAACAAATAACGTCTTCCAAGAGAAAACCATTTTAATTGTCGATGATGATCATCGAAATATATTTGCATTACAAAATGCATTAGAAAAACAACATGCCAACATTATTACTGCACAAAACGGCATAGAGTGTTTAGAAATACTAAAAAGCAATACAAATATTGACCTTATTTTAATGGATATTATGATGCCGAATATGGACGGTTATGAAACGATGGAACATATCCGAATGAACTTAGGGTTACATGAAATACCTATTATCGCATTAACTGCTAAAGCAATGCCAAATGATAAAGAAAAATGTTTATCTGCTGGCGCTTCAGATTATATAAGTAAACCATTAAATTTACATCAACTCTATTCAGTAATGAGTGTATGGTTAATAAAATAA